One region of Acidovorax sp. T1 genomic DNA includes:
- a CDS encoding helix-turn-helix domain-containing protein: protein MQKRSVQPGRPPGTTTYEAEPALAFGQAVRAARLAQGVAQDEFASMAGIARSHMGKIERGEHMPTLALILKISAALSISAAELMSATERNLRADAQS from the coding sequence ATGCAGAAGCGCAGCGTTCAACCGGGCCGCCCCCCTGGCACAACCACCTATGAAGCCGAGCCGGCACTGGCCTTCGGCCAAGCGGTGCGTGCTGCCCGCTTGGCGCAGGGAGTCGCTCAGGATGAATTCGCGTCCATGGCTGGTATAGCTCGCTCGCATATGGGCAAGATCGAGCGTGGGGAGCACATGCCCACGCTCGCATTGATACTGAAAATCTCCGCTGCCCTCAGCATAAGTGCGGCAGAGCTGATGAGTGCAACGGAACGCAATCTTCGTGCCGATGCCCAATCTTAA